A genomic window from Nicotiana sylvestris chromosome 11, ASM39365v2, whole genome shotgun sequence includes:
- the LOC104230268 gene encoding G-type lectin S-receptor-like serine/threonine-protein kinase At4g03230 isoform X1 has translation MEMKNNNSFLILFLHFLCFNVNTNISFGSGDNISTNEFLSIGQTIVSSGGNFELGFFKPGNSLNYYIGIWYKKIYPQTVVWVANREKSVDILDGNMSLPVLRIIQGNLVLLDTNQNSIWSSTHDHYNDTRNNSVIAVLGDDGNLILSDASNTSTPVTLWQSFDHPTDTFLPGAKLGYNKITQRKHVLVSWKNSSDPAPGLFSLELDPNLAQFIVKWNKTIQYWKSGTWTGDTFSLVPEMRIYYVNNENESYFTYSIFKNSTTTSRLIIDVSGQMKQRTWSNNAAGWNEFWAQPREQCQVYGYCGAFGICTSNTNSPCNCLTGFMPRSIDEWNLNDYSGGCVRKGKLQCSAITEDKDDFWMNLTMILPTSQYTNVTVGEVSQCRDTCFDSCSCTAYTYDGLGTCSIWTGYIFNLQQLSENETERTISVKLGSLQAQTKAKKSIKLKAILVAIIPFMVLLICSISYIYYRRRRTAKGTGTQISHWHKAEGEAKELMIENDENKVIDVPYFDLETILVATDNFSNANKLGQGGFGPVYKGIFPGGEEIAVKRLSSHSGQGIDEFKNEVTLIAKLQHRNLVRLLGYCINAMERILLYEYMPNKSLDTFIFDGSLCTLLDWKKRYDIILGIARGLAYLHHDSRLRIIHRDLKTGNILLDEAMNPKISDFGLARIVEGTRTGANTKKVVGTYGYMSPEYALDGLFSIKSDVFSFGVVVLEIISGRKNTGFYQSEEALNLLGYAWRLWIEEKAIQLTEKSLLESCNMSEVIKCINVALLCVQEDSNDRPNMSDVTVMLVGENMCLPKPNRPAFVMRTHTSNISSSSKVSNNQVTITIEAGR, from the exons ATGGAAATGAAGAACAACAATTCATTTCTAATACTCTTTCTGCACTTTTTATGCTTCAATGTCAACACTAATATCTCCTTTGGATCAGGGGACAACATTTCTACTAATGAATTTCTTTCCATTGGCCAAACAATTGTATCTTCAGGTGGAAACTTTGAGCTTGGTTTCTTCAAACCAGGTAACTCTCTCAACTATTACATAGGCATATGGTACAAGAAAATTTATCCACAAACTGTTGTTTGGGTAGCAAATAGAGAGAAATCAGTTGATATATTAGATGGTAATATGAGTTTACCTGTGTTGAGAATTATTCAAGGCAACTTGGTACTTCTTGATACAAATCAAAACTCAATATGGTCATCAACACATGACCATTATAACGACACTCGAAATAATTCGGTCATAGCAGTTCTAGGTGATGATGGCAATTTGATTTTGAGTGATGCTTCAAATACATCGACACCCGTAACACTTTGGCAAAGTTTTGATCACCCAACAGATACATTTTTACCTGGTGCTAAGCTTGGATATAACAAAATTACACAAAGGAAACATGTTCTGGTTTCATGGAAGAATTCGAGTGATCCAGCACCAGGATTGTTTTCCTTGGAGCTAGATCCAAACCTTGCCCAATTCATTGTAAAATGGAATAAGACTATACAGTATTGGAAAAGTGGAACATGGACTGGTGACACATTTAGCTTAGTGCCTGAAATGAGGATCTACTATGTTAACAATGAGAACGAGTCCTATTTTACATATTCGATTTTCAAGAATAGTACAACCACATCAAGGTTGATCATAGACGTCTCAGGACAAATGAAGCAACGAACATGGTCGAATAATGCAGCTGGTTGGAATGAATTTTGGGCTCAACCTAGAGAACAATGTCAGGTTTATGGTTATTGTGGGGCATTTGGAATTTGCACAAGTAATACTAATTCACCCTGCAATTGTTTGACTGGTTTCATGCCAAGATCAATCGATGAATGGAATTTGAATGATTATTCGGGTGGATGTGTAAGAAAAGGGAAGTTGCAATGTAGTGCCATTACTGAAGACAAGGATGATTTCTGGATGAATTTGACCATGATATTACCTACATCTCAATATACTAACGTCACAGTTGGAGAAGTCTCGCAATGCAGAGATACTTGTTTCGATAGTTGTTCTTGCACTGCTTATACTTATGATGGCTTAGGTACCTGTTCAATTTGGACAGGATATATCTTCAATCTGCAACAACTCAGCGAAAATGAAACAGAGAGGACTATCTCTGTCAAACTTGGCTCCCTTCAAG CTCAAACTAAAGCGAAGAAATCAATAAAGCTTAAAGCTATCCTTGTTGCCATAATACCTTTTATGGTTCTACTCATATGCAGCATTAGCTACATTTACTATAGAAGAAGAAGAACGGCAAAAGGAACAG GGACACAAATCTCTCACTGGCACAAAGCTGAAGGAGAAGCAAAAGAGTTGATGATTGAAAACGATGAGAATAAAGTCATTGATGTTCCATATTTTGATTTGGAGACTATTTTGGTAGCTACTGACAACTTCTCAAATGCAAATAAGCTCGGACAAGGGGGATTTGGTCCTGTTTACAAG GGTATATTTCCAGGAGGAGAAGAGATTGCAGTGAAAAGGCTATCAAGTCACTCCGGACAAGGCATAGATGAATTTAAGAATGAAGTGACTTTAATTGCGAAACTTCAGCATCGAAATCTGGTCAGGCTTTTGGGATATTGCATTAATGCAATGGAACGAATTTTGTTGTacgaatatatgccaaataaaagTTTGGACACATTTATATTTG ATGGATCACTTTGTACATTACTGGATTGGAAGAAACGTTATGACATCATATTGGGCATTGCACGAGGTCTTGCTTATCTTCACCACGATTCACGACTAAGGATCATTCATAGAGATTTAAAAACTGGCAACATTTTACTAGATGAGGCAATGAATCCAAAAATTTCAGATTTTGGCTTGGCAAGGATTGTTGAAGGAACAAGAACAGGAGCAAATACAAAGAAAGTAGTGGGGACCTA TGGCTATATGTCTCCTGAATATGCATTAGATGGACTGTTTTCCATCAAATCAGACGTATTCAGTTTTGGAGTAGTCGTACTTGAGATAATTAGTGGAAGAAAGAACACTGGATTTTACCAATCAGAAGAAGCGCTAAACTTGTTAGGTTAT GCATGGAGACTGTGGATAGAAGAGAAGGCAATACAACTAACAGAGAAGTCATTACTTGAATCATGCAACATGAGTGAAGTGATAAAGTGTATCAATGTCGCACTCTTGTGTGTACAAGAAGATTCAAATGATCGTCCCAATATGTCAGATGTCACTGTAATGTTGGTAGGGGAAAATATGTGTCTTCCTAAACCTAATCGACCAGCTTTTGTAATGAGAACACACACGTCTAACATATCGTCTTCCTCCAAAGTTTCTAACAATCAAGTGACAATTACAATTGAGGCAGGACGATAA
- the LOC104230268 gene encoding G-type lectin S-receptor-like serine/threonine-protein kinase At4g03230 isoform X2 produces the protein MEMKNNNSFLILFLHFLCFNVNTNISFGSGDNISTNEFLSIGQTIVSSGGNFELGFFKPGNSLNYYIGIWYKKIYPQTVVWVANREKSVDILDGNMSLPVLRIIQGNLVLLDTNQNSIWSSTHDHYNDTRNNSVIAVLGDDGNLILSDASNTSTPVTLWQSFDHPTDTFLPGAKLGYNKITQRKHVLVSWKNSSDPAPGLFSLELDPNLAQFIVKWNKTIQYWKSGTWTGDTFSLVPEMRIYYVNNENESYFTYSIFKNSTTTSRLIIDVSGQMKQRTWSNNAAGWNEFWAQPREQCQVYGYCGAFGICTSNTNSPCNCLTGFMPRSIDEWNLNDYSGGCVRKGKLQCSAITEDKDDFWMNLTMILPTSQYTNVTVGEVSQCRDTCFDSCSCTAYTYDGLGTCSIWTGYIFNLQQLSENETERTISVKLGSLQAQTKAKKSIKLKAILVAIIPFMVLLICSISYIYYRRRRTAKGTGTQISHWHKAEGEAKELMIENDENKVIDVPYFDLETILVATDNFSNANKLGQGGFGPVYKGIFPGGEEIAVKRLSSHSGQGIDEFKNEVTLIAKLQHRNLVRLLGYCINAMERILLYEYMPNKSLDTFIFDGSLCTLLDWKKRYDIILGIARGLAYLHHDSRLRIIHRDLKTGNILLDEAMNPKISDFGLARIVEGTRTGANTKKVVGT, from the exons ATGGAAATGAAGAACAACAATTCATTTCTAATACTCTTTCTGCACTTTTTATGCTTCAATGTCAACACTAATATCTCCTTTGGATCAGGGGACAACATTTCTACTAATGAATTTCTTTCCATTGGCCAAACAATTGTATCTTCAGGTGGAAACTTTGAGCTTGGTTTCTTCAAACCAGGTAACTCTCTCAACTATTACATAGGCATATGGTACAAGAAAATTTATCCACAAACTGTTGTTTGGGTAGCAAATAGAGAGAAATCAGTTGATATATTAGATGGTAATATGAGTTTACCTGTGTTGAGAATTATTCAAGGCAACTTGGTACTTCTTGATACAAATCAAAACTCAATATGGTCATCAACACATGACCATTATAACGACACTCGAAATAATTCGGTCATAGCAGTTCTAGGTGATGATGGCAATTTGATTTTGAGTGATGCTTCAAATACATCGACACCCGTAACACTTTGGCAAAGTTTTGATCACCCAACAGATACATTTTTACCTGGTGCTAAGCTTGGATATAACAAAATTACACAAAGGAAACATGTTCTGGTTTCATGGAAGAATTCGAGTGATCCAGCACCAGGATTGTTTTCCTTGGAGCTAGATCCAAACCTTGCCCAATTCATTGTAAAATGGAATAAGACTATACAGTATTGGAAAAGTGGAACATGGACTGGTGACACATTTAGCTTAGTGCCTGAAATGAGGATCTACTATGTTAACAATGAGAACGAGTCCTATTTTACATATTCGATTTTCAAGAATAGTACAACCACATCAAGGTTGATCATAGACGTCTCAGGACAAATGAAGCAACGAACATGGTCGAATAATGCAGCTGGTTGGAATGAATTTTGGGCTCAACCTAGAGAACAATGTCAGGTTTATGGTTATTGTGGGGCATTTGGAATTTGCACAAGTAATACTAATTCACCCTGCAATTGTTTGACTGGTTTCATGCCAAGATCAATCGATGAATGGAATTTGAATGATTATTCGGGTGGATGTGTAAGAAAAGGGAAGTTGCAATGTAGTGCCATTACTGAAGACAAGGATGATTTCTGGATGAATTTGACCATGATATTACCTACATCTCAATATACTAACGTCACAGTTGGAGAAGTCTCGCAATGCAGAGATACTTGTTTCGATAGTTGTTCTTGCACTGCTTATACTTATGATGGCTTAGGTACCTGTTCAATTTGGACAGGATATATCTTCAATCTGCAACAACTCAGCGAAAATGAAACAGAGAGGACTATCTCTGTCAAACTTGGCTCCCTTCAAG CTCAAACTAAAGCGAAGAAATCAATAAAGCTTAAAGCTATCCTTGTTGCCATAATACCTTTTATGGTTCTACTCATATGCAGCATTAGCTACATTTACTATAGAAGAAGAAGAACGGCAAAAGGAACAG GGACACAAATCTCTCACTGGCACAAAGCTGAAGGAGAAGCAAAAGAGTTGATGATTGAAAACGATGAGAATAAAGTCATTGATGTTCCATATTTTGATTTGGAGACTATTTTGGTAGCTACTGACAACTTCTCAAATGCAAATAAGCTCGGACAAGGGGGATTTGGTCCTGTTTACAAG GGTATATTTCCAGGAGGAGAAGAGATTGCAGTGAAAAGGCTATCAAGTCACTCCGGACAAGGCATAGATGAATTTAAGAATGAAGTGACTTTAATTGCGAAACTTCAGCATCGAAATCTGGTCAGGCTTTTGGGATATTGCATTAATGCAATGGAACGAATTTTGTTGTacgaatatatgccaaataaaagTTTGGACACATTTATATTTG ATGGATCACTTTGTACATTACTGGATTGGAAGAAACGTTATGACATCATATTGGGCATTGCACGAGGTCTTGCTTATCTTCACCACGATTCACGACTAAGGATCATTCATAGAGATTTAAAAACTGGCAACATTTTACTAGATGAGGCAATGAATCCAAAAATTTCAGATTTTGGCTTGGCAAGGATTGTTGAAGGAACAAGAACAGGAGCAAATACAAAGAAAGTAGTGGGGACCTA A